A stretch of DNA from Scomber scombrus chromosome 9, fScoSco1.1, whole genome shotgun sequence:
ATCTCTCTTTTAGCTGTCAGCTGAATCATCTGGGgattatatgtttttaattagcTGCTTTAGCTTCAGTCTGAACCCCGAGCCACTCTGCCACCGAGCGaccacaattttttttttttgtccaatcCCACAGCACGCTCTTTGGCAGCCACATCCCTTGCCGACGAAACCTCATCCCAACACAGTTCTGACCTATCAGACACAAGGACTGAACACTCTGACGAAGATGTGGGAGAGAAAGTCCCCAAGCGCGGTACCAGCGTCAAGGCAACCAAGAAATCTGTTGCTGCTAAGACAGAGGTAGGTGAACACATGACAGAGGTATTTTTCCAGTTATGTAACAAAATGATAACTGAGGACACcattgcctttttttacctcaaATGTTTTggtgcatttatttattatatagtgacagtagagagatgtctggaaatgaggagagagagagatacaacCTGCTGTATAAATTGAAGCCTATTAGTCTGACAGGGCGTCATTTCTTTAAACCTTAGTGGCCCAATTTCAATATCATAaaactgttctttctttctctttgatgGTATGGCTTGAAGttgatgtcattatttttgGACTAAATTTCAACATTTATCATTACTGTTGTTTAGCAATAACATGTAAGTAGATTATTTCAGTTATCGTTTCatactattattatcatcacaatttaaaaatatcatgTCTGTCGGAAACAAGTGTGATGTTTCCAgcatcatttttctcatttagtGTTGATCGTGTACATGTTCAACTGTAACTATGGTGAAAATTTGATTGTACAGTCAGCTGAGTGAGCTAACAGCTTTGTAAAGCTGTAATCAGGCACAGGAGTGCATTGTGCTAAATGCTAATAATGGCATGCTaacacatgcacaaagacaAATTGCActgattgactgttttttttccagttggcataaaaaagtttttttttttttttgtatttctgtgccAGTTCAACTTTACAATTAGATATCACAATGTTACGTGTGTGTGGCCACTATCcacaatttatttaaattatttgcaACACACAGTATAGTGTCCATCAACAAAAATGAAGCgttattattaaatgttatatctCATATCGCTTTTTTAAGTAAACTTTCATGTAAACTATTTTGGTCACTTATGTGTGAAATGTGTAGCATATAATTGGGACACAGCTAAACACAATGCTAGCATGctaatgtttagcaggtataatgtttaccatgctCACCATCTCAGCATTAGCATGCTAGCATTTGCTAGTAATCACTAAACACAAAGAACCGCTGGGACTGATGTCAACAGCATTAGTTTTTCAGGCATTTACTCTGAAACAAAAGTATTGAACAAACTGAAATTTTgagatgatgttgatgatgatgatgatgatgatgatgatgatagacTTGAGGATTAAAATTCATAGCAAGGGGAACATGAACATATGAACCAAATGCCATGTCAATCCTTCCAAAGAGATATCACTcttattgtaaaatataatataaccCCAGTAAAACCTTTACTGTGCATTGTctccattttaacatttcactgCCTTGTCTCTTCTTGTCCTTCTGTTGGTTAATTAACCCTTTAATTACTCTTTGCTTtgcttctcctcctttctttgcCTCTCCTCCACATTCAAGACTCAAACCAAGACGGTGAAGAAGCCAGTAAAGAAAAAGACCACAACGACTAATGCAGAGACGCCACCATGAGGCCTGCGGTCCACATCCACCGGCCTACACTCTCTCCACCCACAGCCTGCAGgccttcttcctctgtttggtctccacacaaacacacagacactatcACTATATCAAGCAACCAAATTGCGTCACTGTTGCTGGTTTCGAGAGCAAAGTGCATATTTAGTTTATAGCAGTATATGGTAACGGCTCTCTTCCATTTACTGGGTTGTGGCTGGGTTTTTAAGTCTCAGAATAACTACTGATCCATTCACAAAAgttcttctgttttgttttttttaaccccaaAATGTATATGAAGGTCCCCATAGCAGGTGAGAATGTGAGCTGATATGTGCAGTTTCCCAGACTCATTGATATTACTGATTCACACTGTGTCGCCTGCTGAGTGATTTTCTTCAAGCAAAACACTGGCTaagctgctttttctttttttaaagtatttctaGTAAAATCTTTCATTCATTGCTCTTAATGATTCTCCTTAATCTTCTGGGCTCCTCCTTCATGTTTCCAGCTGAAAAACAAGACCGTTGGTTTAAGGTGAATTGTAccagaggttgttttttttcaataagaAGTAAGTGCGGGTCTGGAAATCTACTTTAAGGCCTACACTGACAATGGAGGTCAAAATCCTTATTCCTGTATGAGACCCTTCCTCTCTTTACCTCAGCTCAGCTCATCTCACCTGCCAGTCAGCCATCAGCATGTCCTAGCCCATGTCACTGTCGAGTTTTACAGTATTATTTCTGTTCAAACCCCTTTTAGGTCTTAcattttactttcctttttaaCCTTCTATTACTGCGTTTTAGGCTTTGCAGCTTGTGGAAGAGTTTCATGTCTCAGCTCTGAGTGAGTCTGGCTCTGTTAAGTTCAGATCTCACTCACGACAACTTTCTGCTTTAATGTGACTATCAAGTCACGTACAGTGCTGGTGATGGAGTGGCATGTTTATTGTTGGTGTAGCTACCCTTCATCTAGACATCACTCTCTTAGGTTTGTATTTATCCATAATCATTAATGTATTGaccttttgttattttgtttatgtAATATTACTCATTTATGAGTTGTGCATATCCAGGACTTAAGGTAATGCTGTAATTGAGCGATGATAGCACTCTTCTAATAGATACGGTAGTCATAGATGACTTGCCAGTTTTTATGAGCATATCTGCTTTCACCACAGTAGTGATGTCTGTATATTGTTTGTGTTCAACATTAGGTCATGAAGTAGCTCTTCACTCTGTCACTCCTCTTGTCCAACTGTGTGGAGACACTTTGCCTCTTTAGAATATTTATGAATCACAGAAGAAGTTGTTTCAGTTCTGGAGGGAGTGTCGGTCGAGGCTGTGGGTGTTTCTGAACACACTGGACTTTAGTTCTGGGATGGGCTCTTCTGGTTTCTTCTGACTGCTCTGTGGTGGGAGATTTAAAGCATGAGCTGCTGTCTGCAGTGTGACACTAGTGTGAACCAGTAGGGCGAGACAAACCCCACCTCAACTGTTGGAAACTTCACTTAACAATATGTGAATTCTGTGTAAATAGTAACTTtgactgtatatacagtatgagctTGCTTGCCTTATTCATTTTCTGCgcttaaatcaatttattttttaaacatttttgtgcgTGCgtagttttcttttctttcttttttttatctcatatTTTCTGAAACCAGACTTCACCACTGTGGATTTCTGGTGTGAGAAgtgagttttgtgtttttaattaacatgatttatttctgtcttttctcattaagacattttaatttgaacttGTGTCCATACATTCACATCCTGCTATGTTCTTCACTCAGGCTGGTTGAGAGGTCCTTTTGGGCCAAAAGTTGAAGATcggcctttttttttctttcttcttttttctttttttttctctctctcattttaatgtttgcactgaacaaaaagaagatgGCACATAATTACTAGACATTTTGTCTAAGATAGAGCTGTGCATTTTTATCTTGTGTTCCTGTCATTTTTGggatatttattgattattttctgttcaGAATCAGTATTGTATACAGAGATGTTCATTTGTATATTGTTTGTGCCAATTCTTAAAGCTCCATGTCAAAACAGATAACAGTATGTGTGCTGGGACAATGATATTTAACATGGTCATGTATCAGTTATAAACTACTAATAAAGGAAGTTAAAtcagtgtgttactgtgtctTGTACTGCTGTAtttcatcagtttattatttatgatgTCTTCATTTGTGACAAAGCTTCGCAGTGAGGATGACTGCTTGATttgacttcctttttttttttctttcttctttcagttGTAAGACCacaaatctgtgttttaataGAATATTAAGGGTGTTAATTTATGTGTTATCCTGATGACAGCCTGACCTGAGGCTCATTCTGTTTCTTGGTAAATATGTTCCACCTGCATTAACACCATGCTGCCTTTCTCTTTGTCTTGACCCGCTTAACACACCCTGTTTATGTACACACATACTTACTGAACATCAGAGTTTTAACGGTTTAACAGGTCACCACATCTTACTTTTGATATCACAGGAAACCTCACACACTGTACCCTATAGTTTCTGAATAGATGATACATTTTGTTGATAAAGGAACAGTACACAGACagtcttttaaatatttttattaaggGCTCAGGACAGAGCAGACAAAAGTTTCAGATAAAAtgttaacagatttttttattattttattacaaattctaaaaaaattaaaatcaattccAAATATCTCTCGGAATCTGGTAAAGCCTGAATGGTCCATGGCTCCCCAAAAACAAGCTTGCAAAATATTGAACACATTTAGGTTTAGAATCTGCCGTGATTAGTTCTTGTATATGGGACATTGTGTTCTCATTAACAAAATCATGCCATATATTGCAGAGAATTTTATAACTCTCATCTTGGTCTTCTGAGTCAAATTCAAACTGATCTATCTTTTCCTTCCCCTGTTTCAAATGGTCTTTTCTTGAAACATATGACCGTTTTGCCAATTCTGTAAGCCTGTCGAAGACAGAATTATATTTTTTGGGCAAGATTTCAGGATTCTTAAAATTATTTAACTTCTTATGCAGCAGTTTAATGGAATCTTCAtttaagttattaaaatacCGAAAAAAACCGCTATTGGGACATACAATTTGAGATTCTGCTACATCTTTGaaacaattttttccacccagTCCCCAGTATTTGATGAACACCACATTAATAGAAATTCCATACTGACTCTGCCAATGGGctgccatttttaaaattagaaaCATACAAGGGACAATATGTTCCCTTTCCCTTTTTAAACATGGACTGTTGATGCTGAAAATACAAACACTATTCACTTTACTGCCATCAGTTTCTATGAATGTATTAACCCTGCTTATTAAAATTTCCTCAGCACGTTTGGTAGGGAGGGAAGTAGAATTCTTGTTTTTCGAACTTTGGACAAACGTTGGAATAACTTCATCAAAAAGTTCATATTCACCATTCCTCATTCTAACAACAGCAAATGCACTTTGTCTTTCAATATCTTGGTGTTCGGTAAGGAAAGATTCAATGACAGGCAGCCACCATTCCTCTCCAGTCACTGAATCAATACATTCATCCAAAGACattatgcatttaaaaagtttgGTTTTGTCAGAACACAGTTGTTTCCATCTTTCTAAATGTTTGTGATCTCTTTTGAATTTAGACAAAAAATTTAACTTAAATTGACAAAATAATTCATGGAAAAAATGTCCAAGCTTTCTTCGATTTGgaaaacaatttaaattaaaaagggTCCTCAGGCCAATGGGAGGATCCTCCACCTGTTGGTCCCCGTCCCTGATAAAGGAAAAAAGGTTCAACAAACCGTATTAGATTCACAAAGACATTGTTATACATCAAATCAGTTTGTTTAGCCTACCTAATGAAGTAGAAACTGTTCAAAAATGATATCTTGTCTATTTGATATATCACTCTCAaggcaaaaaaacaatataaggTACTACATTACTACAGTACATGTTTGTTATAACTTGAAGTAAGACTTATTAAAGTCAATAGGAAAAAAAGTAGGATTTATTGGATTTGTTTTAGTTGATGAAGCAAATgcaatttaataaataaaaccagcAAAAGCTTCTAAAACACAAGTATTAATAAACTATGTAAATGTTGTTTATCATCATTCTACGATTTgtattaataaattattatataattttgcATTTACTAAATGGCGGTCTACCAATTTGCTTAACAACTTTTAGTAATAATATCTTTCATGTGAATGTAACCCAGTCTGATGAGACAGTCTGTCATAACTGTACAGTGTTTCATCTCCTTATCTACCTTTGGGATGATAAGAGCTGCAGCTCGGGGGAACTGGCTGAAGACATCTCTTCTGAAACTTGCTGTCTGCTTCTGTCTAGCCTAGTGAGGAAAACATAATACATCACATCTATTACAAAGTGCACATATGGCTAAAGTAattaaaacactgctgaaaaacTGCAGTACAGAGTTACTGATGTGATCTCAAGAGTCACCCACTGTTTGATCTCTTGTTGTTGGTTAACTAATAACATGTCTtgtaaaataactaaaaaaaagtttcagtgttgattattttacttttgaaaaactgtattttgtttacattgcccacattttaatatgaagggaagaaaggagagaaaaatctGATTAGATTAAagattacaaaaaatgaaacgAAAACCAAATGGTCCAAAAATAC
This window harbors:
- the LOC133986085 gene encoding uncharacterized protein LOC133986085, translated to MSSASSPELQLLSSQRDGDQQVEDPPIGLRTLFNLNCFPNRRKLGHFFHELFCQFKLNFLSKFKRDHKHLERWKQLCSDKTKLFKCIMSLDECIDSVTGEEWWLPVIESFLTEHQDIERQSAFAVVRMRNGEYELFDEVIPTFVQSSKNKNSTSLPTKRAEEILISRVNTFIETDGSKVNSVCIFSINSPCLKREREHIVPCMFLILKMAAHWQSQYGISINVVFIKYWGLGGKNCFKDVAESQIVCPNSGFFRYFNNLNEDSIKLLHKKLNNFKNPEILPKKYNSVFDRLTELAKRSYVSRKDHLKQGKEKIDQFEFDSEDQDESYKILCNIWHDFVNENTMSHIQELITADSKPKCVQYFASLFLGSHGPFRLYQIPRDIWN